Proteins found in one Mucilaginibacter gracilis genomic segment:
- a CDS encoding ParA family protein, with protein MSKIIALANQKGGVGKTTSSINLAACLAVLEFKTLLVDADPQANSTSGIGFDPRNIKNSIYECIINEVHPDDAIQKTDTPNLDLLPAHIDLVGAEIEMINLTDREYKMKGVLDKVRDKYDFIIIDCSPSLGLITINALSAADSVIIPVQCEYFALEGLGKLLNTIKIVQNRLNPKLEIEGILLTMYDVRLRLSNQVVEEVKTHFENLVFDTIIQRNTRLSEAPSFGLSVIMHDASCKGAINYLNLAREIIRNNGLVAVESDFTRATIE; from the coding sequence ATGAGTAAAATTATTGCTTTAGCTAATCAAAAAGGTGGCGTAGGTAAAACCACATCATCTATTAATTTAGCTGCATGTTTAGCTGTACTGGAGTTTAAAACTTTGCTTGTAGATGCCGATCCGCAAGCAAATTCCACATCGGGCATCGGTTTCGATCCGCGCAATATAAAAAATAGCATTTACGAGTGCATCATCAACGAAGTTCACCCGGATGATGCAATTCAGAAAACAGACACTCCTAATCTTGATTTATTACCTGCCCATATTGACCTTGTAGGTGCCGAAATAGAGATGATTAACCTTACCGACCGTGAGTATAAAATGAAAGGGGTTTTGGATAAGGTGCGTGATAAATACGACTTTATTATTATTGATTGTTCGCCATCGTTAGGTTTAATAACCATTAACGCACTTTCGGCTGCCGATTCGGTAATTATACCTGTACAATGCGAGTATTTTGCATTGGAGGGATTAGGCAAACTATTAAACACAATAAAAATTGTACAAAACAGGTTAAACCCTAAATTAGAAATAGAAGGCATTTTATTAACCATGTACGATGTACGCCTGCGCTTATCAAACCAGGTAGTAGAAGAAGTTAAAACCCATTTTGAAAACCTGGTGTTTGACACCATTATACAGCGTAACACCCGTTTAAGCGAAGCACCAAGCTTTGGCCTATCGGTAATTATGCACGATGCAAGCTGCAAGGGCGCTATAAATTATTTAAACCTTGCACGCGAAATTATACGTAATAACGGTTTAGTAGCGGTAGAATCGGACTTTACCAGAGCAACAATAGAATAA
- a CDS encoding NADPH-dependent FMN reductase, which produces MVTIIASTNRPGSATLKLAKYYQKVLGNKGVEAGILSMAQLPDNLIVSDLYGKRSPQFDKIQETITATDKFIFIIPEYNGSFPGVLKVFIDACTFPDSFYDKKAALVGLSSGRYGNIRGVEHFTGICNYVNLHVMPLKIHITAIKNEFTEDGDLSNPETIKFTNEQIDKFIKY; this is translated from the coding sequence ATGGTAACTATAATTGCCAGTACTAACCGCCCAGGCAGCGCAACACTTAAACTGGCTAAATATTACCAAAAAGTTTTAGGCAATAAAGGTGTTGAAGCCGGCATATTATCAATGGCGCAACTGCCCGATAATTTAATTGTGAGCGACCTTTATGGCAAACGGAGCCCACAATTTGATAAAATACAAGAAACTATAACTGCCACCGATAAGTTTATTTTTATAATACCCGAGTATAATGGCAGTTTCCCGGGTGTGTTAAAAGTATTTATTGATGCCTGCACTTTTCCGGATAGCTTTTATGATAAAAAGGCCGCTTTGGTGGGCCTGTCATCCGGCAGATATGGTAATATACGCGGTGTTGAACACTTTACCGGTATTTGTAACTACGTAAATTTGCATGTGATGCCCTTAAAAATCCACATCACAGCAATTAAAAACGAGTTTACCGAAGATGGCGACCTCTCGAACCCCGAAACCATTAAATTTACTAACGAACAGATAGATAAATTTATAAAATATTAA